The Thermostichus vulcanus str. 'Rupite' genome includes a window with the following:
- the nadA gene encoding quinolinate synthase NadA, which yields MTLLEQLEITQEIAKLKTEKNAVILAHNYQVPEVQDIADFVGDSLGLSQAAAQTDAEIIVFCGVHFMAETASILCPEQRVLLPDLEAGCSLAAMIDAEQLRQWKAEHSDAVVVSYVNTTAEVKAESDYCCTSANALKIIQAIPPEQEILFLPDMFLGAYLEKVTGRKMHIWPGECHVHAGIHPREIDAMHAIHPEAELLIHPECGCSTSCMYYQATGDSKGKVHILSTEGMIQHARRSLAKEFIVATEVGIVHRLQKEMTDKTFYPASERAICQYMKKITLEKVWISLQEEIYEVRVPEPTASKARRAIERMLALA from the coding sequence ATGACTCTTCTTGAGCAGCTAGAGATTACACAGGAGATTGCAAAACTCAAGACTGAAAAAAACGCGGTAATCTTGGCCCATAACTATCAGGTTCCTGAAGTTCAAGACATCGCAGACTTTGTTGGTGACTCTCTGGGTTTGTCGCAAGCTGCTGCTCAGACCGATGCTGAGATCATTGTCTTTTGCGGTGTGCATTTTATGGCCGAGACGGCCTCGATTCTCTGTCCAGAACAACGCGTGCTTTTGCCGGATCTAGAAGCTGGCTGCTCCCTGGCAGCGATGATTGATGCAGAGCAGTTGCGGCAATGGAAGGCTGAACACTCTGATGCTGTGGTGGTTTCCTATGTCAACACCACTGCTGAAGTGAAGGCAGAGTCGGATTACTGCTGCACATCGGCCAATGCCTTAAAGATCATCCAAGCCATTCCGCCTGAGCAAGAGATTCTCTTTCTGCCAGATATGTTCTTAGGTGCCTATCTGGAGAAGGTAACGGGGCGGAAAATGCACATCTGGCCAGGGGAGTGTCATGTGCATGCCGGCATCCACCCCCGAGAGATTGACGCTATGCACGCCATTCACCCTGAAGCAGAGCTTTTGATTCACCCCGAGTGTGGGTGTTCAACTTCGTGCATGTACTACCAAGCCACTGGGGATTCAAAAGGCAAAGTACACATTCTTTCCACAGAGGGCATGATTCAACATGCTCGCCGAAGCCTGGCTAAAGAGTTCATTGTGGCCACAGAAGTTGGAATTGTTCACCGGCTCCAGAAAGAAATGACAGATAAAACCTTTTATCCTGCCAGTGAGCGTGCTATTTGCCAATACATGAAGAAAATTACTCTAGAGAAAGTCTGGATATCCTTGCAAGAAGAAATCTACGAAGTGCGTGTTCCGGAGCCAACTGCTAGTAAAGCCCGTAGGGCTATTGAGCGGATGCTAGCGCTGGCTTGA
- the nadC gene encoding carboxylating nicotinate-nucleotide diphosphorylase produces the protein MSRLDSLAVQTIIKNALQEDIGPGDVTSEAICTPDHIGQAVMRTKEACVVAGVPIAQMVFATLDNEIEEIEFVPQVCDGDRLVPGQTIAEIKGRLRTILMGERTALNLLQRLSGIATLTARYVEAVQGFSAKILDTRKTAPGLRILEKYAVYVGGGHNHRIGLYDGILIKSNHIRAAGGVVAAIERARRYAPIMLKIEVEVKNLAELREALQAGVDRVMLDNMSTEEMRQAVQMTEGRVPLEASGGVSLDNVRQIAATGVDFISVGALTHSAKAIDMHLEVLAA, from the coding sequence ATGAGTAGGTTGGATTCCCTTGCTGTCCAAACAATCATTAAAAATGCCCTGCAAGAAGACATCGGCCCTGGCGATGTAACCAGCGAAGCTATCTGCACACCTGATCACATCGGACAAGCGGTTATGCGCACTAAGGAAGCCTGTGTGGTTGCGGGTGTACCGATTGCTCAGATGGTCTTTGCAACTTTGGATAATGAGATAGAGGAGATAGAGTTTGTGCCGCAGGTCTGTGACGGAGACCGGCTTGTTCCCGGTCAAACCATTGCTGAGATCAAGGGACGGCTGCGAACCATCCTCATGGGCGAGCGCACTGCTTTGAACCTCTTGCAAAGGCTCAGTGGCATCGCCACACTCACGGCGCGCTATGTGGAAGCAGTTCAGGGTTTTTCGGCAAAGATTTTGGACACACGCAAGACCGCTCCTGGCTTACGGATCCTGGAGAAGTACGCGGTCTATGTTGGCGGTGGACACAATCATAGGATAGGCCTCTATGATGGCATCTTGATTAAAAGCAATCACATTCGCGCAGCAGGTGGGGTTGTGGCGGCGATTGAGCGCGCTCGCCGCTATGCGCCTATAATGCTCAAAATTGAAGTTGAGGTAAAAAATCTGGCAGAGTTACGTGAGGCTTTGCAAGCGGGTGTAGATCGTGTGATGCTGGACAACATGTCTACGGAGGAGATGCGCCAGGCAGTGCAGATGACTGAAGGGCGTGTACCGTTGGAGGCTTCAGGGGGGGTCTCCCTAGATAACGTGCGCCAGATTGCTGCTACGGGCGTGGACTTTATTTCTGTCGGCGCCCTCACCCATTCTGCTAAGGCTATCGATATGCATTTAGAGGTACTTGCGGCATGA